The window CCGCAAGCCCGGCCAGCAGCGGCGCCGACCGCTGGCGGGCCGCCGCCTGGTCGTAGGCCCTCAGCAGGTCATGCCACGCACTCCCGCGCATGGTCTCGAGGTCGTGCTCGAGCATCTGCAGCAGCGCGGGGTTGGCTTCGAGCAGCTCACCCTCGCTGCTGACGCGCGCGATACCGATCGGCGAGCGCTCGAAGATCGCCCGGTGGTCGGTCTCGCTGCGCTTCAATGCGTGGGCGGTCTCCGAGCGGCGCATGAACTGACCGATCTCGACCCCCACCGAAGCGAGCATCGTGACCATGTCGTCCTCGACGCCGCGCTTCTGGCCGGCGAGCAGCTCGACGACGCCGACCACCACCCCGCCTTCCATGACCGGAAACGCCGCCGCGGACCTGAGACCCGACCGGCGCGCCGCGCCGGACCGCATGTAGTCGGGCACCTGGGCGATGTCTTCATAGGCGGCGACGACGCCCGACTGCCAGACCCGACCCAGCAATCCTGAGCCGCTGGCCAACGAGATGGCTCGGTTCTCCTCATGGAACTCGTGCAGCCCGGCGGCCGGGCGCTGCCACGATTGACGCACGCGCAGGGCCTGCCGGTCGGGGTCGACCGCCCAGTACTCCGCCAGGTCCCAATCGAGATAGCAGCACAGGCTGCTGAGAATCTGCGGCGCGGCCTGCTCCCAGCTCGTCGCGTTGACGATCACCTGACGCACCGCGACCAGGCAGTCGCGGAGCCCGTCGAGCCGCTTGCGCGTCGAGATGTCGGTCACCTGCACCAGCCAACGCGAATCTTCAGGGGCAGGGCCGGCCACCGCCGCGATCGCAATCGCGACCGGGACGTGGCTCCCGTCCGCACGCACCAAGTTGAGCTCCGCCTCCCAACGCACGATGTCGCCGCCGCGCAAGAGGGCGAGCGCGTCGTCGAGCGCCTTGCGGTCGTTTTCGGCGGTGACCTCGCCGAGCGTCAGGCGCAAGAGCTCGTCGCGGCTGCGGCCGAGGCTCGTGCAGAGCCTGTCGTTGACCTCCGTCCACCTGCCGTCCGCTCCGGCCAGCGCGAGGCCGACCATCGCGCCCTCCAGGGCCAGCCGGAGGCGCGCCTCGTTGGTCTCGACCTCGACCAGCTTGCGATGTGCCCCAGCGGCGGTCTCGCGGGCCTGCCGAACGACTTCGCCGATCGCCAACGCCACCACCATCAGCAGGATGGCGAGGAGGACGGCCGGCGCCGCGTCGCCAGGCTGACCGCCCCGGAAAAGAGCAGGCATGAGGATCGCGACGGCGGCGAGCCCGGCCATCGACAGCGACTCGGTCCGGCCGAGCCGCAGCGACGTGAGCAGGACGACGGACAGGTAGAGCGGGAACACCAGCATGGGCGCGGCGCCGGTGCCGGCCTGGACGGCGAAGATGGCGGCAATCGCGACTGAGGGCGACGCGCGACGCACCAGGCCCCGGGTCCACATCGGCTTCGGCGCAGCCTGCGGACGGGGTCCTGGCGACACCTCGGTAACCTCGCCCCCCCTGGCGGGATGGAAGGTGCGCAGGACCCAAAGTGTAGCCGCCAACCTTCCACCCAGTCCCCCCTTAAGTGTCGAGGTATCGCCGCTCTCCTCCGGGAGAGCGCCGGCAACGTGTTCAAAGCCTCCCTCTCTCTGGTTCGGGTGAAGGCAGGTGAGGGGGCTCAGGCTCGCGAGACTAAAGCCGTCGCAGGGCGAGCACCGTCACATCGTCGAAAAGCTCGCGATCTCGGGAGCCGTGGGCCAGGATGTCCACCATCTCCTGCGCCGTCTGGGCGCGGCGCGCCTCGTAAGGCAGCTGCACATCCTTGGTCGCCAGGTCCGGCCGCAGGTCGAGCAGTCCATCCGAGAACACGACCAGCGCATCGCCCCGGCTGAGCGTGGCCGTGCCGACGGCGATCTGACTGTCTGGAAAGATGCCGATCGGCGCGCTCCGGTGGGGCAGCGTCTCCTGCCCGGTCGCACCTCGCAACAGCCTCGCGTGTCCGTGCCCCGCATCGACGTAGTGCAGCTCGCCGGTGCCCGGATCGAAAACGCCGTGGAAGACGGTCACGTAAGCGTGGTTGGCCTCCAACGCCGCGGCCATGACGTCAGCGGCCAGTTTGATGCCGGCGGCTATCTCCGCGACGCCGGCCGACCCGCGAAGGGCGGCACGCGCCGTCGCCATCATCAGGGCCGCCGGCAGGCCCTTGCCCATCACGTCGCCGAGAGTGAAGGTGAGGAGGCCCGGGCTGGGGCGGTACCAGTCGTAGAAGTCGCCGCTGATCTCGCGCGCCGCGGCGAAGTGCGCGGCCAGCTCAAACCCGTCCTCCTTGAAGGGGGATGGCGGCAGCATGCCCGACTGCAGCTCGGCTGCGCGCCGCATCTGCTCGGCGCGCTCGCCGACCATCGATTCGAGGCGCTTCAGGTTGGCGCGATAGTCGAGCTCGAGGCTGCGACGGCGCAGCGCGTTGACCACGGCGAGGTACAGCTCCGTCGTACCGACCGGCTTGACCAGGTAGGCGTAGGCTCCATGCTCGAGGGCGGCCCTGCCCAGTTCGGGATCGTCGACGCCCGTGATCATCACGACCGCGGTGTCCGGACACCGGCGGCGCACCTCTTCCAGCAGCCCATACCCGGATTCGTCGGGCAGTCGCACGTCGAGGAGGGCGAGGGCGTAGTCGGCGGCCTCGAAGCGCTGCCGAGCTTGCGCGGCCGTCAGCGCGATGTCGGATTCGAACCCGCGGCTGCGCAGCATGCGCGCCACGACCTTCGCCAGGGGCTCCTCATCGTCGACTATGAGCAGGCGCTGGGCCGCGGGTGGAGCGCTCACGCCCGTGCAGTGTAGAGGCCACAATCCCGGAGCCCGTGCCATATAGTCTTTGCCGGTATATGGGAGACCCACGGTGAGCCTGGAGGTGCAGAGCCGGCAGGCCGACAACGGCGTGACGGTGATCGCGCCGACCGGTCGCCTGGACGTCGCCGGGGCTCCGACGTTGAAAGACGCGATCAGCGAGGCCGTCAGAAACGGCCAGCCGCGCTTGGTCATCGACATGGAAGGCGTGAGCTTTGTCGACAGCACGGGCCTCGGCTCGGTGATCGCCGCGTTGAAGCAGGTGCGCGGCTCCAAGGGCGATCTCCGGCTCGCGGCTCCTAACCAGCAGGTGAGGGTGGTCCTGGAGCTGACCACGCTCGACCGCGTGTTCCCGTACTACGCCACGGTCGAGGACGCCCTCGCTGGATTCTGACCGCCGCAGGTCTGAAGTGAAGTCATTTGAATTCCACGCCACCCTCAGCCGTCTGGACGAAGGATTGGAAACGCTGCACCGGTCGATCGATCGGATGCGCGAAGTCTCCGGCCGGGCGGCCGACGACCGCAGTCTCATGCTCTTCGAGACCGCGCTCGCCGAGATCGGCGCCAACGTGCTCACCCACGGCCTGCCCGCGGGCACCGAGCATCCGGTGGAATACGTCCTCCGCCTCGATCAGGGCACCGCGCTCGCTTCGTTCATCGATCGAGGGCCGCCCGTTCATAATCACCACACTCGCGCCATGCCGGCGCCGTCGAGCGAGGCGGGGCGTGGCCTCGCGATCGCGCGCTCGCTGCTCGACGAGCTGGGCTATCAGCGCGACGGCGAGATGAACAGATGGCAACTGGTCAAGCGGCTGTGAACGCCGGCGACGGGCACTCGGAGGACGAGGGTCGAGTCCTCATCCACGACCTCCGCAACCTGCTCGCCGTCATCGTCAACTACAGCGAGCTGATCGCTGAAGAGACCGACGACCCCGACGCCGTGCGCGCCGACATCTTCGAGATCAAGACCGCTGCCGAGCGCGCCATCGCGCTCACCGACAACTTCCCACGCCCGGGCACGGGCGCGCTCGAGCCGCCAGCGAGCGCGACGTGACCGTAGCGAGAAGGGTGGAGCCTGACAGCGAAGCCACTCCCCGAGTCTCACCGACACACCACGACGTCGTGCTCGTGGTCGATGACGACGAGCAGGTGTTGCGGCTGGTCAAGCGAGTGCTGGAGCGTGCCGGCTTTGAGTGCGTGCCGGTGGCGGACGGACAGGCCGCACACGACGCGGCGGTGGCATGGCGACCGGACATCATCCTCCTCGACCTGATGCTCGGTGCAACCACCGGGGATCAGATCCTGACCGAACTGCGGGGCGACTTTCGCACCCGCCTGATACCGGTCGTCTTCCTGACCGTGCGCGCGTCGCTCAAGGACAAGGTGGAGCATCTGCTCGCCGGCGCCGACGACTACGTCACCAAACCCTTCATCCCCGAAGAGCTCGTCGCCCGCCTCCGCGCAGTGATGAGCCGCTCGACCACCACCAGGGATTTGAACCCGCTCACCGGCATGAGCGGGAACAGCGACATCCTGCGAGAGATCAGCCGCCGCCTCGCCCAGCGCGAGCGGTTCGCCGTCCTGTATCCGGACATCGACGCGTTCAAGAGCTATAACGACCACTACGGGTTTCTGCGCGGCGACGACGTGATCAAGTCGCTGGCGACGATCATCCTCGAGGTGCTCGAGGAGAACTACTCGCCGCAGCATTTCGCCGGACACGTCGGCGGCGACGACTTCGTGATCCTCACCGATCCCGGTCTCGCGGAGTCGATCGCGGCCGAGGTCACCAGCCGCTTCGACGCCGCCGTGCCTGCCCTGTACGACCCGCAGGACCGCGAACGCGGCTGGATCGAGTTCGAGGAGCGCACCGGCAACAAGGTGCGCACGGCGCTGGTGTCGCTATCGATCGGCATCGTGATCGCCGAGCCCGGCAGCTACAACAGCGCCGCGGCGCTCGCCTCTCGCGCGGCCGAGGTCAAGGGCGTCGCCAAGCGCATGCCGGGCTCGAAATGGGTGTTGGACCGCCGCCGTGCGCCGGAGCGCCTGGGGAACGAGCGTTGACCTGCATAAGGCGATTGAGCCGCGCCAGGCCGGTGCTAGCATCCGGGCGAGTAACGGCCGTGAACCTGCGCACGCCGGCGGAAGGCTCCCCGTGAGCGAGGTCAGGACCGCCTGGTCCGAAAATCCCGAACGCACGCCGGCGGGGATCCCGGCACAGCCGGCGAGCGGCGTCGAAGCGGATCGCCCTCCGCGCGTGAAGGTCTCGGTCCACCGTCTCGATGGCGGCCTGGAAGAGGGAGAATCCGACGCTCGCACCCTCACCGTCGACGGGTACCCCATGTACACCCCCGGGGACGGGGAGCGCCCGCGCTGGATCCCGGCTCACGACATCAAGTACGTGGTCCTCGGCTCGGTCGACGACCCCAGCCTCGAACCGGACCCCGGCGACAGGAGCACGGCCAGAAAGGCCATCCTGCGGTTCCGCGACGGCGAGTGGATCGCTGCGTACATCGACCCCGGACAGCCGCCGAACGGCACCGGTGTGGCGGTCAAGATCCGCCTGACCGAGCGCCAGAGGTTGATCCCCGCCATCGCGGCTTCGAGTGCGCTGCTGGAGATGCAGTTCGTCGACATGTGGGCGACGACCACGGACTCCGCGCCGCCCCAGAGGCGCCGCTCGGACATCATGGAAGCAGCCGCGAGACAGGGTAGAGACCTGAACAAGCTCGCCAACGATTTTCGCGACCGCCTGGCTCTCATTCGGGACGTCGGGCTGACCACCGGCGACACGCTCGCGTTCTCGCGCTCGGTGCGCACGCACCTCGACCGCTTCCTCACCGAAGATGGCATCGACCTCAGCTCGCAGGAGAAGTCGGCGCTCGCGGACATCATCCTGCGGGCCGCCGTCGGCTACGGACCTCTCGACGGCCTTCTCCACGACCGCTCCGTGAGCGAGATCATGGTCAACGGCCCCGACCAGGTCTTCATCGAGCGTCGCGGCGTGCTCACCAAAGCCGAGGTTCGGTTCGAGGACGAGAACCAGCTCCTCGAGACGATCCGCCGAATGGTCGCGACCACCGGCCGGCACATCGATGGACTGAACCCGATGGTGGACGCACGCCTGCCGGACGGCAGCCGTGTCAACGCGATCATCCGGCCGGCCGCGATCCACGGCGCGGCCCTGACCATTCGCAAGTTCAAGGACGCGGTGCTCGGGATGGAGGACCTCACCCGGGAGGGCAGCCTGAGCCCCGCGATGGCCGAGTTCCTCCAGGCCGCCGTGCTCGGCCGCATGAACATCCTGGTGTCGGGCGGCACCGGCTCGGGCAAGACGACGAGCCTGAACGTCATCGCGCGCTTCATCCCTCACAACCAGCGCGTGATCACGATCGAGGATGCCGCCGAGCTGCAGATCGACCACCCGCACGTCATCGCGCTCGAGCACCGCCCGCCCAACGTCGAGGGCAAGGGCGAGCTGACCATCCGCCAGCTGCTTCGCAACAGCCTCCGGATGCGACCCGACCGCATCCTGGTGGGCGAGGTTCGCGGCGCGGAGGCCCTCGACATGCTCCAGGCGATGAACACCGGCCATGACGGCAGCATGTCGACCATCCACTCGAACTCGGCTCGGGACGCTCTCTCCCGCCTGGAGACGATGGTGATGATGGCCTCGATCGACATTCCGTTCGAAGCGGTGCGCGCGCAGATCGCGTCCGCGGTCAACCTCATCGTCCATCAGGCCCGCATGCCTGACGGCCGGCGCAAGATCGCCCAGATTGCCGAGGTGGTCGGCTACGACGCCAACGGCGCGATCCTGCGCGACATCTTCCTGCTCGGCATGGGGTCTGACCTGCGGCTCGAATACAACGCCACCGGGTACGTCCCGACTTCGCTCGACAAGGCCGCGTTCTACGGCGTCCAGGTGAACCAGAACCTGTTCGACCCGGTCACGGCACGTTTCGTGCCGGCGGGCTCGGACAGCATGATGCCGGTGGTCAAGGACCCGCTCATGAGCGGGCAGCAGCGGACCGAGAACGTGGTCCGCCAAGTCGTGGTCGTGCCCTTCAGCTCCGACCGTCCCGGCGTGCAGCAGCAGCAGTCACACGCGGTGCAGTCCTCGTCTGGAGCGCCGAGCTCGACCATGGCTTCGACGCCGGAGATGCAGGAGGAGATGCGCAAGCTCATCGACGCCGCGCGGTCGGCCGTCGCGGACCTCCAGGCGGCCGCCCCGGTCCCTCCGCCCGAAGCCCCGCCGGCGCCGGTGATCCCCAGCGCTCCGACCGCCCCAACCGCGCCCGCGCCGCCGGCGGCCGCCGGCCAGCCACCCGCGCCGGCACCCGCTGTGACGTCCTTCCCGCAAGCGCCTCCCGCGCCCGGCCCGGAAACGGCGTTCCAGGCCAGCCAGGCGCTGCAGGCCGCCACGGCGATGGCCCGCGCCACGACCGCGCTCGGTCAGCTGGCCGCCGCCTCCGGCGGCTATGTCGGCATGCTGCCGACCATCCGCGCCGAAGGCACGACCCCGGCCGGAGCGACCCGCCGCATCCAGGCGGTGATCGAGAGCCTGATCACGCGCCGGAACCTCAACCTGCGCCTGGCCCCCGCGATCACCCAGGCGTTCGAAGGCGCCGAGCTGAAGGCGAGCGACTACGCGGCCGACACCCGGATCAGCAAGGAATCGGCCGGCCGCGAACTCCGGCAGGCGGTGGAGGCCGGACTGCTGCAAACCATCCGGTACCCGCAGGGTGAGGCCGGCTTCCGCGCCGGGCAGGACCTTTTGAGGGCGGTAGCGGAAGGGCTCGGCCAGACCGTGAGCGCGGCCACTCCGCTGACGCCGGAAACGATCATCGGCAGCCTCGCCGTCGGCCAGACCGAAGGCACGGTGACGATCATGTTCACCGACGTCGAGGAATCCACGCGCCTGCTGTCGACTCGTGGCTTCACCGAGTCGCACGAGATCATGAAGGCATACGAGACGATCATCGACGACAAGATCGCCGAGCACGCGGGCCGGCGCATCAAAGGCCTCGGTGACGGCTACATGATCAGCTTCGGGTCGAGCCGCCACGGCGTCGAGTGCGCGCTCGACATCCAGAGATCGATCGCCGAATACAGCAAGCAGAACCCGGAGCGGAAGATCCGGATCCGGATCGGCATCAACACCGGTGAGGTCGTCGAGGAGGCCGGCGACATCTTCGGCGCCGCCGTCAACGTCGCCGCACGGGTGGCGGGCAAGGCAAGGGGCGGAGAGATCCTCGTTTCCGATGTCGTGCGCCAGCTCGTGGGCCCGGTCGCCGAAATGAAGTTTGATTACCGCGGGCGCTACAGGCTCAAGGGGTTTCCCGACCGGTGGCGACTGCACCAGGTGACGCCGGTCGCGGTGCGAGAAGAGCGACGCGCGCTGCCCACGGGCGACGGTTTCGTCGACCGCGATCAGGAACGGCTCGACATCCGCATGGTGCTCGACCGCGCGGCGACGGGATCCGGTGGCACGGTGTTCATCACTGGGGCCCCTGGGATCGGCGCTTCGCGGCTCGCCTCAGAGGTGGCCGGCGAAGCGGCCGGCAAGGGCTGGCTGGTGCTGAGCGGCCGCTGTGCGGAGCAGGATGGCGCGCCGTACGGGCCGTTCCGCGAAGTCCTCGCCGAGGCGGTGGCCCATTCGACGGCCAAGACGCTTCAGGAGGCCGCCGGTCATAGCGGTCCGCTGCTGGCGTACCTGGCGCCCGGCCTGCGCCAGAAGGCGCGCGGCATGCCGGCCGGCAGCGATGTCCCCGCTGACCAGCTGCGGGAGCAGCTGTTCCGCGCCGTCTTCGAATTCCTGACCGGCGTGCAGGGCTCCAAGCCGCTGCTCATCGTCCTCGACGACCTGCACTGGGCTGACGAGGCCACGGTGCTGCTCCTGCGTGACCTGGCAGAGCGCGTGGGCGGGAGCCACATGGTCATCGCGGGAACGTACTGGGACGGCGAGCTCGATTCGGCGCGACCCTTCGGCACCGTGCTGTCACGCCTCCTGCGCCGCCGCCGCGGACAGCGAGTCGTGCTCGGCCGCCTCTCCGACCGAGCTGTCGAAAAGATCCTGGCCGGGATGTCGGATACACCGTTGACTCCAGTGCAGCTCTTGGGCATCC of the bacterium genome contains:
- a CDS encoding anti-sigma factor antagonist, encoding MEVQSRQADNGVTVIAPTGRLDVAGAPTLKDAISEAVRNGQPRLVIDMEGVSFVDSTGLGSVIAALKQVRGSKGDLRLAAPNQQVRVVLELTTLDRVFPYYATVEDALAGF
- a CDS encoding fused response regulator/phosphatase, yielding MARAPGLWPLHCTGVSAPPAAQRLLIVDDEEPLAKVVARMLRSRGFESDIALTAAQARQRFEAADYALALLDVRLPDESGYGLLEEVRRRCPDTAVVMITGVDDPELGRAALEHGAYAYLVKPVGTTELYLAVVNALRRRSLELDYRANLKRLESMVGERAEQMRRAAELQSGMLPPSPFKEDGFELAAHFAAAREISGDFYDWYRPSPGLLTFTLGDVMGKGLPAALMMATARAALRGSAGVAEIAAGIKLAADVMAAALEANHAYVTVFHGVFDPGTGELHYVDAGHGHARLLRGATGQETLPHRSAPIGIFPDSQIAVGTATLSRGDALVVFSDGLLDLRPDLATKDVQLPYEARRAQTAQEMVDILAHGSRDRELFDDVTVLALRRL
- a CDS encoding PAS domain S-box protein, whose amino-acid sequence is MSPGPRPQAAPKPMWTRGLVRRASPSVAIAAIFAVQAGTGAAPMLVFPLYLSVVLLTSLRLGRTESLSMAGLAAVAILMPALFRGGQPGDAAPAVLLAILLMVVALAIGEVVRQARETAAGAHRKLVEVETNEARLRLALEGAMVGLALAGADGRWTEVNDRLCTSLGRSRDELLRLTLGEVTAENDRKALDDALALLRGGDIVRWEAELNLVRADGSHVPVAIAIAAVAGPAPEDSRWLVQVTDISTRKRLDGLRDCLVAVRQVIVNATSWEQAAPQILSSLCCYLDWDLAEYWAVDPDRQALRVRQSWQRPAAGLHEFHEENRAISLASGSGLLGRVWQSGVVAAYEDIAQVPDYMRSGAARRSGLRSAAAFPVMEGGVVVGVVELLAGQKRGVEDDMVTMLASVGVEIGQFMRRSETAHALKRSETDHRAIFERSPIGIARVSSEGELLEANPALLQMLEHDLETMRGSAWHDLLRAYDQAAARQRSAPLLAGLADRSSIQVRAATGGGKWLWLQLTATSIPDSSGRLEHMLVMIEDVTTVRATSDQLNEALESQRSANATLEKLDRTKTEFLSIVSHEFRTALTGIQGFSELIRDGGLEPDEVRAYGGYIFNDADRVNRLIGDMLDLDRMESGRMSIRTGDVDINEVLSEAIARAGTAASTAEFKADLDPRLPIVAGDRDRLIQVVSNLVNNAIKYSPEGGTVTLSSRAEGRFALVSVTDTGLGIPPDEIGHVFERFRRVRSGAAQSIPGTGLGLTIVKQIVEMHGGEIWVESAVGLGSAFHFTIPLAAENVPPLQRRHA
- a CDS encoding response regulator, encoding MTVARRVEPDSEATPRVSPTHHDVVLVVDDDEQVLRLVKRVLERAGFECVPVADGQAAHDAAVAWRPDIILLDLMLGATTGDQILTELRGDFRTRLIPVVFLTVRASLKDKVEHLLAGADDYVTKPFIPEELVARLRAVMSRSTTTRDLNPLTGMSGNSDILREISRRLAQRERFAVLYPDIDAFKSYNDHYGFLRGDDVIKSLATIILEVLEENYSPQHFAGHVGGDDFVILTDPGLAESIAAEVTSRFDAAVPALYDPQDRERGWIEFEERTGNKVRTALVSLSIGIVIAEPGSYNSAAALASRAAEVKGVAKRMPGSKWVLDRRRAPERLGNER
- a CDS encoding ATP-binding protein, with product METLHRSIDRMREVSGRAADDRSLMLFETALAEIGANVLTHGLPAGTEHPVEYVLRLDQGTALASFIDRGPPVHNHHTRAMPAPSSEAGRGLAIARSLLDELGYQRDGEMNRWQLVKRL